From one Brachypodium distachyon strain Bd21 chromosome 4, Brachypodium_distachyon_v3.0, whole genome shotgun sequence genomic stretch:
- the LOC100825762 gene encoding DNA topoisomerase 2-binding protein 1 isoform X5, with amino-acid sequence MSARLSSFPIPIPPAKPTAPSLSRARFRGGDSGELGAGKAQQNSSAGVGGAGRVGAEFPRRGRGARVLLLISPRPAAQDYFTGKAMGCVGTPACLRARCRGLMEGDLVAEIRCWWRQYPGRIERDGDGSTTAASVHTIYGPQCILSCAKERRSLPKQGYTCCLAMDGVKILCSGFEKDEKAKIEQLVEAMGGLLQAKVSMDINFVIAKDVSAAKYKWALNILKKPIVSMNWLEQCWIEHRVVPHEPYRILPFTGLTICFTKLDADKRMELKEVILQNGGQYSATLTKKCTHLVATEPGSDKYVVAKKWGHILIVDRRWIDQSVARRACLDENAYLISESSTTFKGIRGSAKEQRNPEISGASFQPVPAASVDDSVSTSQYVQASGDASKICSSDVVGAPSVQETNEMQVDSHVAEDSEAEDDDLYLSNCRISLVGFEEKELSRLVTMIRDGGGSRHVMLSERLTHIILGAPSEDREKKEVRRLAAWGVINVVKVTWLEDCNKAKKEVKVSATHLASDLLLKEFPFLSMDKSSDTRETKAAKSLCGMFHVPAVNDSHDKQQVKDLSSERKLARGRHENMNNTQTTTRSAKSSQQSGELSSERKPARGKHENMNNTRTTTRSAKSSQQSGETSIGKATSSAVNLRSSSSNIFNGRTFCFSKSFSHDRRAEVVDWLRKGGGMLVDDAQTVVDFIIECHGQNNMQCDFSHSTFVSTQWIASCLEVGYMQDVGSHPIFSPLLCRIPFPGFEDFRFCVSQYEEKDRILLKNLCLTLGAKFTDKATNKVTHLICKFASGPKYEAFHKRGVPTITVEWLFECVRQDTIIPFDQFLPKPPTSQDRDTGLCTVSQFPTQAANTTCKFDCPEPLSEFQVPRGSSKHSSGSSVSGDKNSSSINKRRRLETSSANETSGTVRTEKHADTSSVPAVADSIEDLEDLLVQSSKC; translated from the exons GCCCGCGGCGCAAGATTATTTTACCGGCAAGGCCATGGGGTGCGTGGGGACTCCTGCATGTCTTCGGGCGAGGTGCAGAGGGCTGATGGAGGGCGATCTCGTTGCTGAAATCCGGTGCTGGTGGCGGCAATATCCCGGGCGCATCGAGCGCGACGGGGACGGATCGACCACGGCGGCGAGCGTGCACACCATCTACG GACCACAGTGCATTCTTTCCTGTGCTAAGGAGCGTCGCTCCCTTCCTAAGCAAGGTTATACTTGTTGTCTCGCAATGGATGGGGTTAAGATACTCTGTTCAGGCTTTGAAAAAGACGAGAAG GCTAAGATCGAACAATTAGTGGAAGCTATGGGAGGTCTTCTACAAGCTAAAGTTTCTATGGACATTAACTTTGTAATTGCCAAGGATGTCTCGGCAGCTAAATATAAA TGGGCTCTGAATATTCTAAAGAAGCCTATTGTCAGTATGAACTGGTTGGAGCAATGCTGGATCGAACATCGTGTTGTGCCTCATGAACCTTACAGGATTCTTCCTTTTACTGGGCTGACTATATGCTTCACCAAACTAGATGCAG ATAAACGGATGGAACTGAAGGAAgtaattttgcaaaatggtGGGCAGTATTCTGCAACTCTTACGAAGAAGTGCACTCATTTAGTTGCAACT GAACCTGGAAGTGACAAGTATGTTGTTGCTAAAAAATGGGGTCATATTCTCATTGTGGATCGAAGATGGATCGACCAATCTGTTGCTCGAAGAG CTTGCCTAGATGAGAATGCCTATCTCATTTCTGAGAGCTCTACTACTTTTAAGGGCATAAGAGGTTCCGCTAAGGAGCAACGAAACCCTGAGATCAGTGGTGCAAGTTTTCAACCTGTTCCAGCGGCATCAGTTGATGATTCAGTATCAACATCACAGTATGTGCAGGCTTCTGGTGATGCTTCAAAGATCTGCAGTTCTGATGTTGTTGGTGCACCTTCCGTCCAAGAGACGAACGAAATGCAGGTTGATAGCCATGTAGCTGAGGACTCGGAGGCCGAAGATGACGATCTTTACTTATCAAATTGCAGAATTTCTCTTGTGGGTTTTGAGGAGAAAGAGCTGTCAAGGTTAGTCACAATGATACGCGATGGTGGTGGATCCCGACATGTTATGTTAAGTGAGAGGCTTACTCATATTATTCTAGGTGCACCTTCAGAGGA cagagagaaaaaagaggtAAGGCGCCTCGCTGCTTGGGGTGTGATAAATGTGGTAAAGGTAACATGGTTAGAGGACTGTaataaagcaaaaaaagaagtcaaAGTATCAGCAACTCACTTGGCTAGTGATTTACTCTTAAAAG AATTTCCATTCTTGAGCATGGACAAATCTAGTGATACACGTGAAACGAAGGCAGCAAAAAGTTTGTGTGGAATGTTTCATGTTCCAGCTGTCAATGATTCACATGATAAACAGCAGGTGAAAGATTTGTCATCTGAAAGAAAACTAGCCAGGGGCAGACATGAAAACATGAATAATACCCAAACAACAACCAGGTCTGCAAAATCAAGCCAACAAAGTGGAGAATTGTCATCTGAAAGAAAGCCAGCCAGGGGTAAACATGAAAACATGAATAATACCCGAACAACAACCAGGTCTGCAAAATCAAGCCAGCAAAGTGGAGAAACAAGTATTGGCAAAGCAACTTCTTCTGCAGTGAATCTACGGAGTAGCTCTTCAAATATTTTCAACGGGAGAACATTTTGTTTCTCAAAATCATTTTCTCATGACCGG AGAGCTGAGGTTGTTGACTGGCTCAGGAAAGGTGGAGGCATGTTGGTGGATGATGCACAAACTGTTGTGGATTTCATAATTGAGTGCCATGGACAGAACAACATGCAATGTGACTTCTCTCATTCAACTTTTGTTTCAACTCAATGGATAGCCTCATGTTTGGAG GTGGGCTATATGCAAGATGTTGGAAGTCATCCTATCTTCTCTCCTTTGCTCTGTCGCATCCCATTCCCAGGGTTTGAAGATTTTCGTTTCTGTGTTTCACAATATGAAGAGAAAGATAGAATTCTGCTGAAGAACTTATGCCTTACTCTAGGAGCTAAATTTACTGATAAAGCAACAAATAAAGTAACCCATCTTATCTGTAAATTTGCAAGTGGTCCAAAGTACGAGGCTTTCCATAAGAGGGGAGTTCCAACCATTACTGTGGAGTGGCTTTTTGAATGTGTACGACAG GACACAATTATCCCTTTTGATCAGTTTCTGCCAAAACCACCTACTTCTCAGGACAGGGATACTGGTCTGTGCACAGTCAGTCAATTTCCAACACAAGCAGCCAATACAACCTGTAAATTTGATTGCCCTGAGCCGCTCAGCGAATTTCAAGTACCAAGAGGCAGTTCAAAACACAGCTCTG GCTCCTCTGTTAGTGGGGATAAAAATTCTTCTTCCATTAACAAAAGAAGACGATTGGAAACAAGCAGCGCTAATGAGACATCTGGGACCGTCAGAACTGAGAAACATGCGGACACCAGCTCTGTTCCTGCTGTTGCAGACTCCATAGAGGACCTAGAGGACCTACTGGTTCAGTCATCCAAG TGCTAA
- the LOC100825762 gene encoding DNA topoisomerase 2-binding protein 1 isoform X1: MSARLSSFPIPIPPAKPTAPSLSRARFRGGDSGELGAGKAQQNSSAGVGGAGRVGAEFPRRGRGARVLLLISPRPAAQDYFTGKAMGCVGTPACLRARCRGLMEGDLVAEIRCWWRQYPGRIERDGDGSTTAASVHTIYGPQCILSCAKERRSLPKQGYTCCLAMDGVKILCSGFEKDEKAKIEQLVEAMGGLLQAKVSMDINFVIAKDVSAAKYKWALNILKKPIVSMNWLEQCWIEHRVVPHEPYRILPFTGLTICFTKLDADKRMELKEVILQNGGQYSATLTKKCTHLVATEPGSDKYVVAKKWGHILIVDRRWIDQSVARRACLDENAYLISESSTTFKGIRGSAKEQRNPEISGASFQPVPAASVDDSVSTSQYVQASGDASKICSSDVVGAPSVQETNEMQVDSHVAEDSEAEDDDLYLSNCRISLVGFEEKELSRLVTMIRDGGGSRHVMLSERLTHIILGAPSEDREKKEVRRLAAWGVINVVKVTWLEDCNKAKKEVKVSATHLASDLLLKEFPFLSMDKSSDTRETKAAKSLCGMFHVPAVNDSHDKQQVKDLSSERKLARGRHENMNNTQTTTRSAKSSQQSGELSSERKPARGKHENMNNTRTTTRSAKSSQQSGETSIGKATSSAVNLRSSSSNIFNGRTFCFSKSFSHDRRAEVVDWLRKGGGMLVDDAQTVVDFIIECHGQNNMQCDFSHSTFVSTQWIASCLEVGYMQDVGSHPIFSPLLCRIPFPGFEDFRFCVSQYEEKDRILLKNLCLTLGAKFTDKATNKVTHLICKFASGPKYEAFHKRGVPTITVEWLFECVRQDTIIPFDQFLPKPPTSQDRDTGLCTVSQFPTQAANTTCKFDCPEPLSEFQVPRGSSKHSSGSSVSGDKNSSSINKRRRLETSSANETSGTVRTEKHADTSSVPAVADSIEDLEDLLVQSSKNSAPADSVVHQDEEHRPLPACTYIPYSDKIENHSNNWPQKQGSPTGKNFLGANSIQAPAPSPSPYLTPFSETQSESQIVGYEEDFTGIQKIIDRVSSQKKGNTIDRVRSQGINQ, from the exons GCCCGCGGCGCAAGATTATTTTACCGGCAAGGCCATGGGGTGCGTGGGGACTCCTGCATGTCTTCGGGCGAGGTGCAGAGGGCTGATGGAGGGCGATCTCGTTGCTGAAATCCGGTGCTGGTGGCGGCAATATCCCGGGCGCATCGAGCGCGACGGGGACGGATCGACCACGGCGGCGAGCGTGCACACCATCTACG GACCACAGTGCATTCTTTCCTGTGCTAAGGAGCGTCGCTCCCTTCCTAAGCAAGGTTATACTTGTTGTCTCGCAATGGATGGGGTTAAGATACTCTGTTCAGGCTTTGAAAAAGACGAGAAG GCTAAGATCGAACAATTAGTGGAAGCTATGGGAGGTCTTCTACAAGCTAAAGTTTCTATGGACATTAACTTTGTAATTGCCAAGGATGTCTCGGCAGCTAAATATAAA TGGGCTCTGAATATTCTAAAGAAGCCTATTGTCAGTATGAACTGGTTGGAGCAATGCTGGATCGAACATCGTGTTGTGCCTCATGAACCTTACAGGATTCTTCCTTTTACTGGGCTGACTATATGCTTCACCAAACTAGATGCAG ATAAACGGATGGAACTGAAGGAAgtaattttgcaaaatggtGGGCAGTATTCTGCAACTCTTACGAAGAAGTGCACTCATTTAGTTGCAACT GAACCTGGAAGTGACAAGTATGTTGTTGCTAAAAAATGGGGTCATATTCTCATTGTGGATCGAAGATGGATCGACCAATCTGTTGCTCGAAGAG CTTGCCTAGATGAGAATGCCTATCTCATTTCTGAGAGCTCTACTACTTTTAAGGGCATAAGAGGTTCCGCTAAGGAGCAACGAAACCCTGAGATCAGTGGTGCAAGTTTTCAACCTGTTCCAGCGGCATCAGTTGATGATTCAGTATCAACATCACAGTATGTGCAGGCTTCTGGTGATGCTTCAAAGATCTGCAGTTCTGATGTTGTTGGTGCACCTTCCGTCCAAGAGACGAACGAAATGCAGGTTGATAGCCATGTAGCTGAGGACTCGGAGGCCGAAGATGACGATCTTTACTTATCAAATTGCAGAATTTCTCTTGTGGGTTTTGAGGAGAAAGAGCTGTCAAGGTTAGTCACAATGATACGCGATGGTGGTGGATCCCGACATGTTATGTTAAGTGAGAGGCTTACTCATATTATTCTAGGTGCACCTTCAGAGGA cagagagaaaaaagaggtAAGGCGCCTCGCTGCTTGGGGTGTGATAAATGTGGTAAAGGTAACATGGTTAGAGGACTGTaataaagcaaaaaaagaagtcaaAGTATCAGCAACTCACTTGGCTAGTGATTTACTCTTAAAAG AATTTCCATTCTTGAGCATGGACAAATCTAGTGATACACGTGAAACGAAGGCAGCAAAAAGTTTGTGTGGAATGTTTCATGTTCCAGCTGTCAATGATTCACATGATAAACAGCAGGTGAAAGATTTGTCATCTGAAAGAAAACTAGCCAGGGGCAGACATGAAAACATGAATAATACCCAAACAACAACCAGGTCTGCAAAATCAAGCCAACAAAGTGGAGAATTGTCATCTGAAAGAAAGCCAGCCAGGGGTAAACATGAAAACATGAATAATACCCGAACAACAACCAGGTCTGCAAAATCAAGCCAGCAAAGTGGAGAAACAAGTATTGGCAAAGCAACTTCTTCTGCAGTGAATCTACGGAGTAGCTCTTCAAATATTTTCAACGGGAGAACATTTTGTTTCTCAAAATCATTTTCTCATGACCGG AGAGCTGAGGTTGTTGACTGGCTCAGGAAAGGTGGAGGCATGTTGGTGGATGATGCACAAACTGTTGTGGATTTCATAATTGAGTGCCATGGACAGAACAACATGCAATGTGACTTCTCTCATTCAACTTTTGTTTCAACTCAATGGATAGCCTCATGTTTGGAG GTGGGCTATATGCAAGATGTTGGAAGTCATCCTATCTTCTCTCCTTTGCTCTGTCGCATCCCATTCCCAGGGTTTGAAGATTTTCGTTTCTGTGTTTCACAATATGAAGAGAAAGATAGAATTCTGCTGAAGAACTTATGCCTTACTCTAGGAGCTAAATTTACTGATAAAGCAACAAATAAAGTAACCCATCTTATCTGTAAATTTGCAAGTGGTCCAAAGTACGAGGCTTTCCATAAGAGGGGAGTTCCAACCATTACTGTGGAGTGGCTTTTTGAATGTGTACGACAG GACACAATTATCCCTTTTGATCAGTTTCTGCCAAAACCACCTACTTCTCAGGACAGGGATACTGGTCTGTGCACAGTCAGTCAATTTCCAACACAAGCAGCCAATACAACCTGTAAATTTGATTGCCCTGAGCCGCTCAGCGAATTTCAAGTACCAAGAGGCAGTTCAAAACACAGCTCTG GCTCCTCTGTTAGTGGGGATAAAAATTCTTCTTCCATTAACAAAAGAAGACGATTGGAAACAAGCAGCGCTAATGAGACATCTGGGACCGTCAGAACTGAGAAACATGCGGACACCAGCTCTGTTCCTGCTGTTGCAGACTCCATAGAGGACCTAGAGGACCTACTGGTTCAGTCATCCAAG AATTCTGCACCTGCTGATTCTGTTGTTCATCAAGATGAGGAACATCGACCTTTGCCTGCTTGTACTTACATTCCATACAGTGACAAAATCGAAAATCACTCAAACAACTG GCCACAGAAGCAAGGCAGCCCCACTGGCAAGAATTTTCTGGGCGCGAACTCCATCCAGGCACCTGCCCCTTCCCCCAGCCCCTACTTGACGCCTTTCAGTGAGACACAGTCAGAATCCCAG ATTGTCGGGTACGAAGAAGATTTCACCGGCATCCAAAAGATCATTGACAGAGTTAGTTCTCAGAAAAAGGGTAATACCATTGACAGAGTTCGGTCACAGGGCATCAATCAATGA
- the LOC100825762 gene encoding DNA topoisomerase 2-binding protein 1 isoform X2, which produces MSARLSSFPIPIPPAKPTAPSLSRARFRGGDSGELGAGKAQQNSSAGVGGAGRVGAEFPRRGRGARVLLLISPRPAAQDYFTGKAMGCVGTPACLRARCRGLMEGDLVAEIRCWWRQYPGRIERDGDGSTTAASVHTIYGPQCILSCAKERRSLPKQGYTCCLAMDGVKILCSGFEKDEKAKIEQLVEAMGGLLQAKVSMDINFVIAKDVSAAKYKWALNILKKPIVSMNWLEQCWIEHRVVPHEPYRILPFTGLTICFTKLDADKRMELKEVILQNGGQYSATLTKKCTHLVATEPGSDKYVVAKKWGHILIVDRRWIDQSVARRACLDENAYLISESSTTFKGIRGSAKEQRNPEISGASFQPVPAASVDDSVSTSQYVQASGDASKICSSDVVGAPSVQETNEMQVDSHVAEDSEAEDDDLYLSNCRISLVGFEEKELSRLVTMIRDGGGSRHVMLSERLTHIILGAPSEEEKKEVRRLAAWGVINVVKVTWLEDCNKAKKEVKVSATHLASDLLLKEFPFLSMDKSSDTRETKAAKSLCGMFHVPAVNDSHDKQQVKDLSSERKLARGRHENMNNTQTTTRSAKSSQQSGELSSERKPARGKHENMNNTRTTTRSAKSSQQSGETSIGKATSSAVNLRSSSSNIFNGRTFCFSKSFSHDRRAEVVDWLRKGGGMLVDDAQTVVDFIIECHGQNNMQCDFSHSTFVSTQWIASCLEVGYMQDVGSHPIFSPLLCRIPFPGFEDFRFCVSQYEEKDRILLKNLCLTLGAKFTDKATNKVTHLICKFASGPKYEAFHKRGVPTITVEWLFECVRQDTIIPFDQFLPKPPTSQDRDTGLCTVSQFPTQAANTTCKFDCPEPLSEFQVPRGSSKHSSGSSVSGDKNSSSINKRRRLETSSANETSGTVRTEKHADTSSVPAVADSIEDLEDLLVQSSKNSAPADSVVHQDEEHRPLPACTYIPYSDKIENHSNNWPQKQGSPTGKNFLGANSIQAPAPSPSPYLTPFSETQSESQIVGYEEDFTGIQKIIDRVSSQKKGNTIDRVRSQGINQ; this is translated from the exons GCCCGCGGCGCAAGATTATTTTACCGGCAAGGCCATGGGGTGCGTGGGGACTCCTGCATGTCTTCGGGCGAGGTGCAGAGGGCTGATGGAGGGCGATCTCGTTGCTGAAATCCGGTGCTGGTGGCGGCAATATCCCGGGCGCATCGAGCGCGACGGGGACGGATCGACCACGGCGGCGAGCGTGCACACCATCTACG GACCACAGTGCATTCTTTCCTGTGCTAAGGAGCGTCGCTCCCTTCCTAAGCAAGGTTATACTTGTTGTCTCGCAATGGATGGGGTTAAGATACTCTGTTCAGGCTTTGAAAAAGACGAGAAG GCTAAGATCGAACAATTAGTGGAAGCTATGGGAGGTCTTCTACAAGCTAAAGTTTCTATGGACATTAACTTTGTAATTGCCAAGGATGTCTCGGCAGCTAAATATAAA TGGGCTCTGAATATTCTAAAGAAGCCTATTGTCAGTATGAACTGGTTGGAGCAATGCTGGATCGAACATCGTGTTGTGCCTCATGAACCTTACAGGATTCTTCCTTTTACTGGGCTGACTATATGCTTCACCAAACTAGATGCAG ATAAACGGATGGAACTGAAGGAAgtaattttgcaaaatggtGGGCAGTATTCTGCAACTCTTACGAAGAAGTGCACTCATTTAGTTGCAACT GAACCTGGAAGTGACAAGTATGTTGTTGCTAAAAAATGGGGTCATATTCTCATTGTGGATCGAAGATGGATCGACCAATCTGTTGCTCGAAGAG CTTGCCTAGATGAGAATGCCTATCTCATTTCTGAGAGCTCTACTACTTTTAAGGGCATAAGAGGTTCCGCTAAGGAGCAACGAAACCCTGAGATCAGTGGTGCAAGTTTTCAACCTGTTCCAGCGGCATCAGTTGATGATTCAGTATCAACATCACAGTATGTGCAGGCTTCTGGTGATGCTTCAAAGATCTGCAGTTCTGATGTTGTTGGTGCACCTTCCGTCCAAGAGACGAACGAAATGCAGGTTGATAGCCATGTAGCTGAGGACTCGGAGGCCGAAGATGACGATCTTTACTTATCAAATTGCAGAATTTCTCTTGTGGGTTTTGAGGAGAAAGAGCTGTCAAGGTTAGTCACAATGATACGCGATGGTGGTGGATCCCGACATGTTATGTTAAGTGAGAGGCTTACTCATATTATTCTAGGTGCACCTTCAGAGGA agagaaaaaagaggtAAGGCGCCTCGCTGCTTGGGGTGTGATAAATGTGGTAAAGGTAACATGGTTAGAGGACTGTaataaagcaaaaaaagaagtcaaAGTATCAGCAACTCACTTGGCTAGTGATTTACTCTTAAAAG AATTTCCATTCTTGAGCATGGACAAATCTAGTGATACACGTGAAACGAAGGCAGCAAAAAGTTTGTGTGGAATGTTTCATGTTCCAGCTGTCAATGATTCACATGATAAACAGCAGGTGAAAGATTTGTCATCTGAAAGAAAACTAGCCAGGGGCAGACATGAAAACATGAATAATACCCAAACAACAACCAGGTCTGCAAAATCAAGCCAACAAAGTGGAGAATTGTCATCTGAAAGAAAGCCAGCCAGGGGTAAACATGAAAACATGAATAATACCCGAACAACAACCAGGTCTGCAAAATCAAGCCAGCAAAGTGGAGAAACAAGTATTGGCAAAGCAACTTCTTCTGCAGTGAATCTACGGAGTAGCTCTTCAAATATTTTCAACGGGAGAACATTTTGTTTCTCAAAATCATTTTCTCATGACCGG AGAGCTGAGGTTGTTGACTGGCTCAGGAAAGGTGGAGGCATGTTGGTGGATGATGCACAAACTGTTGTGGATTTCATAATTGAGTGCCATGGACAGAACAACATGCAATGTGACTTCTCTCATTCAACTTTTGTTTCAACTCAATGGATAGCCTCATGTTTGGAG GTGGGCTATATGCAAGATGTTGGAAGTCATCCTATCTTCTCTCCTTTGCTCTGTCGCATCCCATTCCCAGGGTTTGAAGATTTTCGTTTCTGTGTTTCACAATATGAAGAGAAAGATAGAATTCTGCTGAAGAACTTATGCCTTACTCTAGGAGCTAAATTTACTGATAAAGCAACAAATAAAGTAACCCATCTTATCTGTAAATTTGCAAGTGGTCCAAAGTACGAGGCTTTCCATAAGAGGGGAGTTCCAACCATTACTGTGGAGTGGCTTTTTGAATGTGTACGACAG GACACAATTATCCCTTTTGATCAGTTTCTGCCAAAACCACCTACTTCTCAGGACAGGGATACTGGTCTGTGCACAGTCAGTCAATTTCCAACACAAGCAGCCAATACAACCTGTAAATTTGATTGCCCTGAGCCGCTCAGCGAATTTCAAGTACCAAGAGGCAGTTCAAAACACAGCTCTG GCTCCTCTGTTAGTGGGGATAAAAATTCTTCTTCCATTAACAAAAGAAGACGATTGGAAACAAGCAGCGCTAATGAGACATCTGGGACCGTCAGAACTGAGAAACATGCGGACACCAGCTCTGTTCCTGCTGTTGCAGACTCCATAGAGGACCTAGAGGACCTACTGGTTCAGTCATCCAAG AATTCTGCACCTGCTGATTCTGTTGTTCATCAAGATGAGGAACATCGACCTTTGCCTGCTTGTACTTACATTCCATACAGTGACAAAATCGAAAATCACTCAAACAACTG GCCACAGAAGCAAGGCAGCCCCACTGGCAAGAATTTTCTGGGCGCGAACTCCATCCAGGCACCTGCCCCTTCCCCCAGCCCCTACTTGACGCCTTTCAGTGAGACACAGTCAGAATCCCAG ATTGTCGGGTACGAAGAAGATTTCACCGGCATCCAAAAGATCATTGACAGAGTTAGTTCTCAGAAAAAGGGTAATACCATTGACAGAGTTCGGTCACAGGGCATCAATCAATGA